DNA sequence from the Candidatus Angelobacter sp. genome:
GGTCGGTGTGCCGCGTGACGATCTCGCGAAAAGCCGGTTCATTTCCGCGTTCGGCATAATCGCGGAGCAGTTGGGCGTCGGATTTGTCCCGCATCTCACCTATTAAACAACCGAGAGTGGCGAAATCCGACAAAGTTTTTAACATCGTCGCCAGGAATAAGATTGTATCGCCGTCAACTCGTCGTCCGATTCATGCGGTCATCGGAGTCTTTGGTTGTGTCCGCCCGCTTATCGGTCAAACAGCTTGTGATCACGGCACAGTCGTTCGTACTCGTCCAAGTTTTCTGACCGGGCGACCACGTACTCAACGCCTCCGTTCAATGCCGAACGATGGGCCGCCTCCACGACCACCTGCGCGCTCAGCACATCGAGTTGCGTCACCGCAAAGTCTTTTTTTCCGCGCACGGCGTCACGAAACTGTGAGTGAGCGATTTCATAAGCCCTCTGGAAGCGAGGCTGAAACTCCGCGAACTGCCCTGAGAGTTCCGTCATTTGAAAGGTTTTCGACAGCGAGTGCAGCTTTCCGCAATCGGTCCAAAGTTCAACGGGGATCGGGCCGGGGTAACCACAGAATCGTCCGACGTGCAGGGTTCCCTTCGTGCCGATGATGCAGGTCTCGTTGTTGTAACCGGAGGCGTGCGTTCGGCTCAAATCCAGGCGGCAGATCGTCCCGCTCGGGGTCGTGAAACCAACGTGGGCAGTGTTCCCACCCTCGTCGATGGGGCTGTGATAATCTTTCGCGTGAAACATCTTTCCCCAAACGACGCGCGGAAACTCACCCGTCAACCAAAGCGCTTCATCGGCGACGTGAATGCCCATGTCAATGATCAATCCCCGGCTCGAGTAGGTCGGAGGAGGTGGGTGCTGATCTCTGAGAATCGAGCGAATCTCGCGAATTTCTCCCACGCACTTCTCGTCCAGCAACTGCTTCGCGTAACTCAGCGCTTCGTCGAACCTGCGCTGCAGGCCGATTTGCAGCAGAGTTTTCTCGACGCCGATTGCCTTTACGAACGAAAACCCTTCCCTGAGATCCGCAGTGAGTGGTTTCTCCAGATAGACGGGTATGCCAGCACGTACAAATGGTTCCGCATCTCGGGCATGGTCTTTGGTGTGAGACGAAATGACGACTGCGTCGATGGCTCCACGTTGCGCCATTGAAGACGCATCTCTAAATGTCGCGGCGCTTTGGACACCGAGTCGTTGAACAGCGCCCGCGAGAGCACCGGGATTTTCATCCCCTATGGCAACCAGTCGTTGCCCTTAGCGAGCAATATTTCCCCATGCACGCAGCCGCAGCGACCCACACCGAACAACCCGTAACGGAACACAGCATCACTCATATTGTCGCTGCGTGCTCATTGCATTCGTGCTGCCAGTCATCCTAAATGGTAAAGATTCCAAATCGACAATCACTTTGTCAACGCGACAGTACTGAAGGCGGCTTCCGCGGTAGTGGACAAGATGCAGTTCGACGGCACG
Encoded proteins:
- a CDS encoding Gfo/Idh/MocA family oxidoreductase; translation: MVAIGDENPGALAGAVQRLGVQSAATFRDASSMAQRGAIDAVVISSHTKDHARDAEPFVRAGIPVYLEKPLTADLREGFSFVKAIGVEKTLLQIGLQRRFDEALSYAKQLLDEKCVGEIREIRSILRDQHPPPPTYSSRGLIIDMGIHVADEALWLTGEFPRVVWGKMFHAKDYHSPIDEGGNTAHVGFTTPSGTICRLDLSRTHASGYNNETCIIGTKGTLHVGRFCGYPGPIPVELWTDCGKLHSLSKTFQMTELSGQFAEFQPRFQRAYEIAHSQFRDAVRGKKDFAVTQLDVLSAQVVVEAAHRSALNGGVEYVVARSENLDEYERLCRDHKLFDR